The genomic DNA CGCGATCTGGAAGTACCGGTCGAAGCCGCTCACCATCAGCAGCTGCTTGTACAGCTGCGGCGACTGCGGCAGCGCGTAGAACTCGCCCGGGTGTACGCGGCTGGGCACCAGGAAGTCGCGTGCGCCCTCGGGCGTGGGCTTGGTGAGCAGCGGCGTCTCGATCTCCAGGAACCCCGCGTCCGACAGGAAGTTGCGCGCCGTCCTCGCCGCGTTGTGCCGCGCGATGAGGTTGCGCTGGAGCTCCGGCCGGCGCAGGTCGAGGAAGCGGTGCTTGAGGCGCAGGTCTTCCGACGGCAGCTCCTCTTCCGGCGCGTAGTAGACCTGGATGGGCAGCGGCTCCGCGCGCGTGACGATGGTCAGCGACGTGCCGCGGACCTCGATCGCGCCGGACGGAAGGTCGGCGTTGGGCTTGATGCGCGGCTCCACGCGTCCCTCGACCTGCACCACGTCTTCCGGACCGAGCGCGCGGGCGGCGGCGAGCACGTCGGCCGGCGTCCACTCGGAATCGAACGAGACCTGCACCAGCCCGGCGCGGTCGCGGAGGTCCAGGAACACGAGGCCGCCCAGGTCGCGGCGGCGGTGCACCCAGCCGGCCAGGCGTACGTCTGCACCGGCGTGCTCCTCGCGGAGCGAGCCGGCGGCGTGAGTGCGGAACGAGGTCGCGAAGTCGGTCATGGAAGCGTGCCCCCGCCCGCGGGGGCGGAGGCGCGCGCCGTCCGCCGCGCCGCGAGGCGCGTGTAGATGAAGATCCCCAGCAGCACCCCGGCCGAGTCCGCGATCCAGTCGCGGGGGTCGGCCGAGCGGCCGGGGACGAAGACCTGGTGGATCTCGTCGCTCACCCCGTACAGCGAGCCCGCGACGAAGGGGATCAGCCAGCCGCGCCCGCGGCCGCCGGAAAGCGTCCACGCGCGCTCGATGAGGAAGCCCAGCACCGCGTACGCCGTGCCGTGCTCCACCTTGTCGAAGTTGTCGATGTGCGGCGACGGGACGTGGTGGAACGAGCTGACGATGAACAGCATGGCCATCCACCCGATCGCGGGTGCCCAGGCGCGGACGCGCGGACTCACGCGGTCTCGGCTTCGGCCACCAGCGCGTGGAACTGCTCGGGCGAGGTGGCAGCCGCCAGCGCCTCGCGCACGTCGTCCCGCCGCAGCAGCCGGCTGATGCGGCTCAGCGCCTTCACGTGCTGCCCGGCCGAGCCCTCCGAGCCCACGAGGAGGAAGAAGAGCGAGACGGGCTTGCCGTCCAGCGCCTCGAACTCCACAGGCTGCGCGGTGATCCCCGCCGCCATCGCCAGCCCTTCCACCCCCGCCGCCTTGCCGTGCGGGATCGCCACGCCGCTGCCGATGCCCGTGGTGAGCACCGCCTCGCGCTCGCGCACCGCGCGCAGGATCTCGTCCGCGTCGGCCACTGCGCCGGCGGCGTGCAGCACCTCCACCAGCTCGGCCAGCAGGTCGTCCTTGGTCGCGCCGCGAAGGGGCACCCGGATGCGCTCGGGGGTAAGGATCTCGCTCAGCAGCACCGCGTTCCTGGTGTGATCGACCGGCATACGGAAAGGCGCGGGGCGGCGCATGAGGCCGCCCCGGTGCAGACCTTGCTAAGCTAACCTGCGCGCGGTGCCGCATCAAGCACGCGCGGCGGAACATCGCCGGGGTTGCGGGGGATTAGGCGGCTTGGCCCGGCGGGGCTCCCGC from Longimicrobiaceae bacterium includes the following:
- a CDS encoding PTS sugar transporter subunit IIA, producing MLLSEILTPERIRVPLRGATKDDLLAELVEVLHAAGAVADADEILRAVREREAVLTTGIGSGVAIPHGKAAGVEGLAMAAGITAQPVEFEALDGKPVSLFFLLVGSEGSAGQHVKALSRISRLLRRDDVREALAAATSPEQFHALVAEAETA
- a CDS encoding VanZ family protein, coding for MSPRVRAWAPAIGWMAMLFIVSSFHHVPSPHIDNFDKVEHGTAYAVLGFLIERAWTLSGGRGRGWLIPFVAGSLYGVSDEIHQVFVPGRSADPRDWIADSAGVLLGIFIYTRLAARRTARASAPAGGGTLP